From Streptomyces sp. NBC_01754, a single genomic window includes:
- a CDS encoding SAM-dependent methyltransferase gives MPDHATVPGSAAQQHIDTSVPHSARIWNYWLGGKDNYPVDEAAGDAYSAVFPGIVTVARSSRTFLRRTITHLVDEAGIRQFLDIGTGLPTVDNTHEVAQRLAPEARIVYVDHDPMVLAHARALLTSTPEGTTAYIDADLVDPDRILAVAAKSLDLAQPVALILSNILGHLDDYEQARTIVARLMDGLPSGSYLCVNDGSRGTDADYERAQDAYNDTGAVPYFLRPVDQITAFFDGLELLDPGVVSVPVWRPEPGSPVPVPIGEHGGLARKP, from the coding sequence ATGCCCGACCACGCGACGGTGCCCGGCTCGGCGGCACAGCAGCACATCGACACGTCTGTGCCACACTCGGCACGGATCTGGAACTACTGGCTGGGCGGTAAGGACAACTACCCCGTCGACGAGGCGGCGGGCGACGCGTACAGCGCGGTCTTCCCCGGGATCGTCACTGTGGCCCGCAGCAGTCGCACATTCCTCCGCCGGACCATCACCCACCTCGTCGACGAGGCGGGCATCCGGCAGTTCCTGGACATCGGGACCGGCCTGCCGACCGTGGACAACACGCACGAGGTGGCCCAACGGCTCGCTCCGGAGGCGCGGATCGTCTACGTCGACCACGACCCGATGGTCCTCGCCCACGCCCGCGCCCTCCTCACCTCCACGCCCGAAGGCACGACCGCCTACATCGACGCGGACCTGGTCGACCCCGACCGGATCCTGGCGGTCGCCGCCAAGTCGCTGGACCTCGCTCAACCCGTCGCCCTGATCCTCAGCAACATCCTGGGCCACCTCGACGACTACGAGCAGGCCCGCACGATCGTCGCCCGGCTGATGGACGGTCTGCCGTCAGGCAGCTACCTCTGCGTCAACGACGGCTCACGGGGCACCGACGCGGACTACGAGCGAGCCCAGGACGCCTACAACGACACAGGGGCCGTCCCGTACTTCCTGCGCCCGGTCGACCAGATCACGGCGTTCTTCGACGGCCTGGAACTGCTGGACCCTGGAGTCGTCTCGGTCCCCGTCTGGCGCCCGGAACCCGGCTCCCCCGTTCCCGTGCCGATCGGCGAGCACGGCGGCCTCGCCCGCAAGCCGTGA
- a CDS encoding septum formation family protein: MSIGVKSRSLRGIAAVVALLAVGTAGCADVVEGAKAGAKKAVRQRSVFSLSTGDCYNPNSGVTDTEEFSVEVVPCEEAHEGQVVGEFKIEGESKYPGEDATSEIADERCPAVAQKFASDTWSVPEGVGLFYYLPTSESWKTGDRAVSCTYAKEKGTFSGSLKSEGLNSDQLAYLKGSNALYDTLWANQPEADHVEDDFDGYKKQAEAVGTALDTHLASLKGIQQPEAVKLHKELEGAAKAWKKAASAKDTDAFYVAYDLAFTGIDPNKTVAARKELELATTVPADDAEVWAD; encoded by the coding sequence ATGTCTATCGGTGTCAAGTCCCGGTCTCTGCGTGGTATAGCCGCTGTCGTCGCCCTCCTGGCGGTGGGAACCGCGGGATGTGCCGACGTCGTGGAGGGGGCCAAGGCGGGCGCGAAGAAAGCGGTGCGCCAGCGGTCGGTCTTCTCGCTCTCCACCGGCGACTGCTACAACCCGAACAGCGGGGTGACCGACACCGAGGAGTTCAGCGTCGAGGTCGTTCCGTGCGAGGAGGCCCACGAGGGCCAGGTCGTCGGCGAGTTCAAGATCGAGGGAGAGTCGAAGTACCCCGGCGAGGACGCCACCAGCGAGATCGCGGACGAGCGGTGCCCGGCCGTGGCCCAGAAGTTCGCCTCCGACACCTGGTCGGTCCCCGAGGGCGTCGGTCTCTTCTACTACCTCCCCACCAGCGAGAGCTGGAAGACCGGCGACCGGGCGGTGAGCTGCACGTACGCCAAGGAGAAGGGCACGTTCTCCGGCTCCCTGAAGAGCGAGGGCCTGAACTCGGACCAACTGGCGTATCTCAAGGGCTCGAACGCCCTGTACGACACCCTGTGGGCGAACCAGCCCGAGGCGGATCACGTCGAGGACGACTTCGACGGGTACAAGAAGCAGGCCGAGGCCGTGGGTACCGCCCTCGACACCCACCTCGCCTCGCTGAAGGGGATCCAGCAGCCGGAGGCCGTCAAGCTGCACAAGGAGCTGGAGGGCGCCGCCAAGGCGTGGAAGAAGGCGGCCTCGGCCAAGGACACGGACGCCTTCTACGTCGCCTACGATCTGGCCTTCACCGGCATCGACCCGAACAAGACGGTCGCCGCCCGTAAGGAACTCGAGCTCGCCACCACCGTTCCGGCCGACGACGCGGAGGTCTGGGCCGACTGA
- a CDS encoding SAM-dependent methyltransferase, with protein MSGTGTDSTASPATTADRLDTGRPHPARMYDWFLGGKDNYPVDEELGRQLLRLQPEIMRFARHNRRFMERAVRRLADEGVRQFLDIGSGIPTEPNLHQIAQSTAPDACVVYVDNDPIVLAHSGALLRGTEEGVTRYLDADVREPDRLLELAAGTIDFTRPVALSLVALTHFIPDRDQIHDLVGRYVGALAPGSHLVLSQATGDFDPEAVAAGVAAYAARGATFAPRTHAEVSRFFDGLELLDPGVVPVGDWHPETHADTPPTGAGPVPIYAGVARKP; from the coding sequence ATGAGCGGGACCGGCACCGATTCCACCGCTTCCCCGGCCACCACTGCGGATCGCCTCGACACCGGAAGGCCTCACCCGGCCCGCATGTACGACTGGTTTCTCGGTGGCAAGGACAACTATCCGGTCGACGAGGAACTGGGACGCCAACTGCTCCGGCTCCAGCCGGAGATCATGCGGTTCGCCCGTCACAACCGCCGGTTCATGGAACGCGCGGTGCGCCGTCTCGCCGACGAGGGTGTCCGGCAGTTCCTCGACATCGGTTCCGGCATCCCCACCGAACCCAACCTGCACCAGATCGCGCAGTCCACGGCTCCCGACGCATGTGTCGTGTACGTCGACAACGACCCGATCGTGCTCGCCCACTCCGGCGCGCTGCTGCGGGGGACCGAGGAGGGGGTGACACGGTACCTGGACGCCGACGTACGCGAGCCGGACCGGCTCCTGGAACTGGCAGCCGGCACCATCGACTTCACCCGGCCCGTCGCGCTCTCACTCGTCGCGCTGACTCACTTCATCCCGGACCGCGACCAGATCCACGACCTGGTGGGGCGGTATGTGGGCGCGCTCGCACCGGGGAGCCACCTCGTTCTGTCCCAGGCCACCGGCGACTTCGACCCCGAGGCCGTGGCCGCCGGAGTGGCGGCCTACGCGGCACGCGGGGCCACGTTCGCACCGCGTACACACGCCGAGGTCAGCCGCTTCTTCGACGGCCTGGAACTGCTCGATCCGGGGGTGGTCCCGGTGGGTGACTGGCACCCGGAAACCCACGCGGACACCCCGCCCACCGGAGCCGGTCCGGTCCCCATCTACGCCGGCGTCGCCCGCAAGCCCTGA